From the genome of Thermogutta terrifontis, one region includes:
- a CDS encoding NIPSNAP family protein: MQRREFLASSVIGSVGTVMAISELTQAVEGSGKSKQLLELRRYQIATPEKRDRLEKFLAEVAIPVWNNLGIRPVGVFRYLEGEDPSLFVLLPHNTCETVIREMAALLSDPRAQAAGKEVLEDSFDDPTYQRVESSLLLAFDGVPQVEVPSTADSRIFQLRIYESHNLTKHVKKVEMFNTGGELAIFRRLKMNPVFFGQALIGTKLPNLTYMLGFDTIEAQKQAWAAFLKDPEWLQLRDKPEYAQTVSNITNILLRPSPVSQI, from the coding sequence ATGCAACGGCGAGAGTTTCTGGCATCTTCCGTGATTGGCAGCGTGGGAACGGTGATGGCGATAAGTGAGCTAACGCAGGCAGTCGAGGGAAGTGGAAAGAGCAAGCAGTTGCTGGAGCTCCGCCGTTACCAAATTGCGACTCCGGAAAAGCGAGATCGTTTGGAAAAATTCCTGGCTGAAGTGGCCATCCCTGTTTGGAACAACCTCGGCATCCGGCCGGTCGGGGTCTTTCGCTACCTGGAAGGTGAAGATCCCAGCCTCTTTGTGCTTTTGCCCCACAACACCTGTGAAACAGTGATTCGGGAAATGGCAGCGCTCCTGAGTGATCCCCGGGCACAAGCCGCAGGTAAAGAGGTGCTCGAGGATTCTTTCGACGATCCCACTTATCAACGCGTCGAAAGCAGCCTGCTCCTCGCCTTCGATGGAGTGCCCCAAGTGGAGGTGCCGAGCACGGCTGACAGTCGCATTTTCCAGCTCCGAATTTACGAGAGCCACAATCTTACCAAGCATGTGAAGAAGGTTGAAATGTTCAACACGGGCGGGGAACTGGCAATTTTCCGCCGGCTCAAGATGAATCCGGTTTTCTTTGGACAGGCGCTCATCGGCACGAAATTGCCCAATTTGACGTACATGCTGGGCTTCGACACCATTGAAGCTCAAAAGCAGGCCTGGGCAGCCTTCCTGAAAGATCCAGAATGGCTCCAACTCCGGGACAAACCGGAATACGCGCAAACCGTTTCAAATATCACGAACATACTGTTGCGGCCGAGCCCGGTTTCGCAGATTTGA
- a CDS encoding malectin domain-containing carbohydrate-binding protein has protein sequence MSSPHRNRSSFCVSRHVENLRTGLQLALAVIFLVWPIAALATRSATGHAEEKPGASTPPAVICLSASASPLERLAALEIRRYLYLRTGELIPLVDQPANEQATDVIVVARSDRLLGGELIPTDVINAHRSSLENRLDRAGDDGFLVWTIPGNQRQILVITGKKDIGVLYGAYRLAEHYGVRFYLEGDVVPDRRVAWSLAQLDEVRRPLFQHRGIQPFHDFPEGPDWWGVEEYKAILAQLPKLGMNFIGFHCYPEGGVGPEPLVWIGQAADIGEGPGVRFSYPARHFLTSNVTGSWGYRPMKTSDYAFGADQLFEVDDYGADYMQGYSPWTEMNVDQANKLFENMGRVLDEAFTFARHLGIATAVGTETPLTIPKAVRERLKASGKDPSNPAVVKEVYAAMFKRIMQTHPLDYYWFWTPENWTWSGTKPEEVEATLADLKMAYEAAKEVGAPFTLATCGWVLGPSQDRALFDKVLPKEMPVSCINRQVGHDPVEPGFARVQGRPKWAIPWLEDDPALISPQLWVGRMRKDAADALKYGCTGLMGIHWRTRQLGPNVSALAAAAWDQHGWNPELGETPAAPSRPGEGPEGGQFATFPGVDFANTDEDPIYQTVRYDVDAYRFNLPNGQYRVVLKFCEPHYSEAGKRVFGVKIQGKTIIDTLDIFAQVGKNRALDFTFDGIEVADGTLLIEFVRQAEFPCIAGIVITGPVTRKINCGGPAWNDYQADWPPTDRTAHRYLMSIDFYLDWASAQFGPEVAFEAATIFAAIDGRLPRPSTWVHGPGGIVPDSRPWSEVSKDYAFVDELAALRESVQGPGNRERFDYWLDLFRYMRANAKVNCALHAYKAAIAELAKIQQKNGDPAELQRLAREKVLPLREELVADLKEVHTYLLSHVSTYGGLGNICNWQQHVIPITLGDADAQLVKLVGEEILADRRLPRTYDGRPRIIVPSVRSLLSRGESLRLKVILLGWQNAEASLCWRAVGEPTYHTVPLSHVARSVYQAALAGEQLPDIVEYFIEVRSGDQVARYPATAPEIGLTTVVAP, from the coding sequence ATGTCGAGCCCGCACCGTAACCGAAGCAGCTTCTGTGTATCCCGCCACGTTGAGAACCTTCGAACCGGACTGCAACTCGCCTTGGCGGTCATCTTCCTGGTATGGCCCATCGCCGCTTTGGCAACGCGCAGTGCAACAGGCCATGCGGAAGAAAAACCGGGCGCGTCCACGCCACCGGCAGTTATCTGCCTCAGTGCTTCGGCTTCCCCTTTGGAGCGCCTCGCCGCCCTAGAAATCCGGCGATATCTGTACCTCCGCACGGGAGAGTTGATTCCCCTGGTTGATCAACCGGCAAACGAACAGGCGACAGACGTGATCGTGGTGGCGCGAAGCGATCGCCTTTTGGGCGGGGAGTTGATTCCGACCGACGTTATTAATGCTCACCGGTCATCGCTTGAAAACCGCCTTGATCGGGCTGGAGATGATGGCTTCCTCGTGTGGACGATTCCTGGCAACCAGCGGCAGATTTTGGTAATAACCGGCAAGAAAGACATTGGCGTTCTCTACGGGGCTTATCGTCTTGCCGAACACTACGGGGTACGTTTCTATCTGGAAGGAGACGTCGTCCCTGATCGCCGAGTGGCCTGGTCGCTTGCGCAACTTGATGAAGTTCGTCGGCCGTTGTTTCAGCATCGGGGGATTCAACCGTTCCACGACTTTCCTGAAGGACCCGATTGGTGGGGGGTGGAAGAGTACAAGGCGATCCTTGCCCAGTTGCCCAAATTGGGCATGAATTTCATCGGGTTTCACTGCTATCCGGAGGGTGGCGTTGGCCCGGAGCCGCTCGTGTGGATTGGCCAGGCTGCTGATATAGGGGAAGGACCGGGAGTTCGCTTCAGTTATCCCGCCCGGCATTTCCTCACCAGCAACGTGACAGGGTCCTGGGGCTACCGCCCCATGAAGACGTCCGACTATGCGTTCGGCGCCGACCAACTCTTTGAAGTCGATGATTATGGGGCCGATTACATGCAGGGTTACTCTCCCTGGACGGAAATGAATGTCGACCAGGCGAACAAACTTTTTGAAAATATGGGGCGTGTTCTTGACGAGGCCTTCACCTTTGCCCGTCATCTCGGCATCGCAACCGCGGTGGGAACGGAAACGCCGCTCACCATTCCCAAAGCGGTTCGCGAACGGCTCAAGGCGTCTGGAAAGGACCCGTCGAATCCGGCGGTTGTTAAAGAAGTTTACGCCGCCATGTTTAAGCGGATTATGCAGACGCACCCCCTGGACTACTACTGGTTTTGGACGCCTGAGAACTGGACCTGGTCAGGCACCAAGCCCGAAGAAGTGGAGGCCACACTTGCCGACCTGAAGATGGCCTACGAAGCAGCCAAAGAGGTGGGGGCTCCGTTCACATTGGCGACGTGCGGATGGGTGCTGGGACCCAGCCAGGATCGTGCGCTGTTCGACAAAGTTTTACCCAAAGAGATGCCGGTCAGTTGCATCAATCGGCAGGTTGGCCACGACCCCGTCGAGCCTGGTTTTGCCCGTGTGCAAGGGCGTCCCAAATGGGCCATTCCCTGGCTGGAAGATGATCCCGCACTCATCAGCCCCCAGCTCTGGGTGGGACGCATGAGAAAGGATGCCGCCGACGCGCTGAAGTACGGTTGCACGGGATTGATGGGAATTCACTGGCGGACGCGACAGCTTGGGCCCAATGTTTCCGCGCTGGCCGCCGCCGCATGGGATCAGCACGGCTGGAACCCGGAACTTGGTGAGACTCCCGCTGCTCCGTCCCGCCCTGGCGAAGGTCCTGAGGGCGGCCAGTTTGCCACCTTTCCCGGCGTTGATTTTGCCAACACTGACGAAGATCCGATTTACCAGACTGTCCGGTACGATGTCGATGCCTATCGGTTCAATCTGCCCAACGGCCAGTACCGGGTCGTTTTAAAGTTCTGCGAACCCCATTACAGCGAAGCGGGGAAGCGCGTCTTCGGTGTGAAAATCCAGGGGAAAACCATCATCGACACTCTCGACATATTTGCCCAAGTGGGCAAAAATCGGGCTCTTGATTTCACCTTTGACGGTATCGAAGTGGCGGACGGCACTTTGCTTATCGAGTTCGTCCGCCAGGCGGAATTCCCCTGCATCGCGGGGATTGTCATCACCGGTCCGGTGACTCGCAAAATCAACTGCGGTGGTCCTGCATGGAACGACTATCAGGCCGATTGGCCCCCCACAGACCGCACGGCTCATCGTTACCTGATGTCGATTGATTTTTACCTGGATTGGGCTTCGGCTCAGTTTGGACCAGAAGTGGCCTTCGAGGCAGCGACGATTTTCGCCGCCATCGACGGCCGCCTCCCGCGTCCCAGCACGTGGGTCCATGGGCCGGGCGGGATTGTGCCGGACTCCCGGCCGTGGAGCGAAGTGTCCAAGGATTATGCTTTCGTGGATGAATTGGCAGCCCTACGAGAAAGCGTCCAGGGACCTGGCAACCGCGAGCGATTCGACTACTGGCTGGATCTGTTTCGTTACATGCGGGCGAATGCCAAGGTCAATTGTGCACTTCATGCCTACAAAGCCGCCATTGCGGAATTGGCAAAAATCCAGCAGAAAAACGGTGATCCGGCCGAGCTTCAGCGATTGGCCAGGGAAAAGGTTCTTCCCCTCCGCGAGGAACTCGTGGCCGATCTCAAAGAGGTTCATACCTATCTCCTTTCGCACGTGTCCACCTATGGCGGTCTGGGGAACATCTGCAATTGGCAGCAACACGTCATTCCAATCACGCTGGGCGATGCGGATGCCCAACTCGTGAAGCTGGTGGGTGAAGAGATTCTCGCCGATCGGAGGCTCCCGCGCACCTACGACGGCCGTCCCCGCATCATCGTGCCATCCGTGCGAAGTCTCCTCAGTCGCGGAGAATCCCTCCGACTCAAGGTCATTCTCCTCGGGTGGCAGAATGCTGAAGCGAGCCTCTGCTGGCGGGCCGTTGGAGAGCCCACATATCACACGGTTCCCCTGAGCCACGTCGCACGATCCGTGTATCAGGCGGCGCTTGCCGGAGAGCAGCTTCCCGACATTGTGGAGTACTTCATTGAGGTCCGCAGTGGCGACCAGGTGGCCCGGTATCCGGCAACCGCACCCGAGATCGGCCTGACGACAGTCGTCGCACCTTAG
- the thrS gene encoding threonine--tRNA ligase: MVQVVLPDGQIQDFPSCITAADVAEQISPRLAKAAVAAEVNGKVVDLNTPLPTGSPVQLKILTERDPQALEVLRHSAAHVMARAVLRLFPGAKLAFGPPVENGFYYDIDLDRPLKEEDLERIEAEMAKIVELDEPFERLEVPWEKAVEICRDLDQPYKVEHLREGLASEKTVSFYRQGEFLDLCEGPHIPSAGRLKAFKLLSVAGAYWRGDASRQQLQRLYGTAWFSRKDLEDYLHRLEEAKKRDHRVLGKRLELFTIEPMVGSGLVLWLPKGAIIRRQLEDFLYGELLRRGYQAVYTPHIGRVELYQTSGHYPYYADSQFPPIQMADGERYLLKPMNCPHHIMIYKSRPRSYRELPLRLAEFGTVYRFEQSGELTGMTRVRGFTQDDAHIFCTEEQVAEEFRGCLEMTQFVLQTLGFTDYRVRLSLRDPKSDKYVGDPEVWERAESALRRVCEEMNLPNLETAIGEAAFYGPKADFIVSDCIGREWQLGTVQLDYNLPSPQRFNLEYIGPDNRPHQPVMIHRAPFGSLERFTGILIEHFAGAFPLWLAPEQIRVLTVSEKFEEYARQVERQFREAGLRVVGDYRAEKVSAKIRDAQLELVPYMAVIGGREQEQGTVALRERRKGDLGAFPVAAVIAKLQEEIRLKIIPRYDDAQK; encoded by the coding sequence ATGGTCCAGGTCGTTTTGCCCGACGGTCAAATCCAGGATTTCCCATCCTGCATTACCGCAGCCGACGTTGCGGAGCAAATCAGTCCCCGACTAGCCAAGGCGGCAGTGGCGGCGGAAGTCAACGGCAAAGTTGTCGATCTCAACACCCCCCTTCCGACGGGTAGTCCTGTCCAGCTTAAGATTCTGACGGAACGCGATCCCCAGGCCCTGGAGGTCCTGCGTCACTCTGCCGCCCACGTGATGGCCCGGGCGGTTCTGCGTCTCTTTCCCGGAGCCAAGCTCGCTTTCGGTCCCCCGGTGGAAAACGGCTTTTATTACGACATCGACCTTGACCGCCCCCTCAAAGAGGAGGATTTGGAGCGGATCGAAGCCGAGATGGCGAAAATCGTGGAGCTGGACGAACCGTTCGAGCGGCTCGAGGTCCCTTGGGAGAAAGCAGTGGAAATCTGTCGCGATCTCGACCAGCCGTACAAGGTGGAACATCTGCGGGAAGGGCTGGCCAGCGAAAAAACCGTCTCCTTCTATCGCCAGGGCGAGTTCCTCGATTTGTGCGAGGGGCCTCATATCCCCTCTGCGGGGCGGCTGAAGGCGTTCAAATTGCTTTCGGTGGCAGGAGCTTACTGGCGCGGAGACGCCTCTCGACAGCAGCTCCAGCGCCTCTACGGAACGGCATGGTTCAGCAGGAAAGATCTTGAGGATTATCTCCACCGCCTGGAGGAAGCCAAGAAACGGGATCACCGTGTGCTGGGAAAGCGGCTCGAGCTGTTCACCATTGAGCCGATGGTAGGTTCCGGACTGGTGCTTTGGCTACCGAAGGGCGCAATCATTCGCCGCCAGCTCGAGGATTTCCTTTACGGGGAACTCCTGCGTCGGGGTTATCAGGCCGTTTATACCCCGCACATTGGACGAGTGGAACTGTATCAAACTTCCGGTCACTACCCGTATTATGCGGACAGCCAATTTCCCCCCATCCAAATGGCTGACGGCGAGCGGTATCTCCTTAAGCCGATGAACTGTCCGCACCACATCATGATTTATAAATCCCGTCCGCGGAGCTACCGGGAGCTACCCCTCCGGCTGGCGGAGTTCGGGACGGTGTACCGTTTTGAACAATCTGGGGAGCTCACCGGAATGACCCGGGTCCGCGGCTTCACACAGGACGACGCCCATATCTTCTGCACGGAAGAGCAGGTGGCCGAGGAATTTCGCGGTTGTCTGGAAATGACGCAATTCGTCCTTCAAACGCTGGGATTTACAGATTACCGAGTTCGGCTGAGCCTCCGTGATCCGAAAAGCGATAAATACGTGGGCGATCCTGAGGTCTGGGAGCGTGCGGAATCGGCCCTTCGCCGAGTGTGTGAAGAAATGAATCTGCCCAACCTGGAGACCGCCATCGGCGAGGCCGCATTTTACGGTCCCAAGGCGGACTTCATCGTGTCCGATTGCATAGGCCGGGAGTGGCAATTGGGCACCGTCCAGCTGGACTACAATCTCCCCAGCCCGCAGCGATTTAACCTGGAATACATTGGGCCAGACAATCGTCCCCATCAGCCGGTCATGATCCATCGTGCTCCTTTCGGGTCCCTGGAACGTTTCACCGGGATCTTGATTGAGCATTTCGCGGGAGCGTTCCCCCTCTGGCTGGCGCCGGAACAAATCCGCGTGCTCACCGTCAGCGAAAAATTCGAAGAATACGCTCGACAGGTGGAGCGGCAGTTTCGGGAAGCGGGCCTGCGGGTGGTCGGAGATTATCGGGCCGAAAAGGTCAGCGCCAAAATCCGCGACGCTCAACTTGAACTGGTCCCCTACATGGCGGTCATTGGAGGCCGGGAACAGGAGCAGGGAACCGTGGCCTTGCGAGAGCGCCGCAAGGGGGACCTGGGCGCCTTCCCCGTGGCAGCAGTCATTGCAAAATTGCAGGAAGAAATCCGACTGAAGATAATACCCCGTTATGACGACGCGCAAAAATAG
- the infC gene encoding translation initiation factor IF-3, with protein sequence MGPDGQQMGIVSREQALAAAREAGLDLVEVAPNDNPPVCRILDFGKFKYMQKKKQQKSHAAQMKVKEIRVRPGTGEADLNVKINRAREFLTKGDKVLISVMFRGREAAHMEEGEKVLNHILERLMDLGKLEGTISRQPKRIVCTVLPNAKSAS encoded by the coding sequence ATTGGTCCCGATGGCCAGCAGATGGGAATTGTCAGCCGTGAGCAAGCCCTCGCGGCAGCGAGGGAAGCGGGGCTCGATCTGGTTGAGGTAGCCCCCAACGATAACCCGCCCGTTTGCCGCATTCTCGACTTCGGCAAATTCAAATACATGCAGAAAAAGAAGCAGCAGAAGTCGCATGCGGCTCAAATGAAGGTCAAGGAAATCCGGGTCCGACCGGGGACCGGGGAAGCCGACCTGAACGTCAAGATCAACCGTGCCCGGGAGTTCCTCACTAAAGGCGATAAAGTCCTCATTTCCGTTATGTTCCGGGGACGAGAAGCCGCCCATATGGAGGAGGGCGAAAAAGTCCTCAACCATATCCTGGAGCGGTTGATGGACCTGGGCAAGCTGGAAGGGACAATCAGCCGCCAGCCCAAGCGGATCGTGTGTACGGTCCTTCCCAACGCTAAATCAGCCTCGTAG